CGCTGGGAGCTGGGCACCAAGGGCGAGCTCACCGGCTCCCCGGTGGCGGTCGGCGGCCGGGTCTTCGTCGGCAGCAAGGACCGGTGCGTCTACGCGCTGGACGCCTACTACGGCACCGCGGTGCCGTAGCAGCGGCCGGTACGGCGCGGGGGGCGGGCCCGTGACCGGGTACCCGCCCCCCCCGCGTACCGCCGTCGGCTACCTGCGGGCCCCGGGGTGGCGGCTGCACCAGCCGTCCCACGCGGAGGACACCATCTCCTCGACGCCGTGCTCGGCGCTCCAGCCCAGCTCCTTGTGGATCAGCTCGGCGGAGGCGACCACCCGGGCCGGGTCGCCGGCGCGGCGCGGGGTGACCTCGCCGGTGGCGTCGTACCCGGTCACCCGGCCGATCACGTCGAGCATCTCCTTGACGGAGACGCCCTCGCCGCGGCCGATGTTCAGGATCAGCGAGGTCCCGCCGGCCGGGTCGGTGCTCATCCGGCGGGCCGCCGCGACGTGTGCCGAGGCGATGTCGGAGACGTGGATGAAGTCACGGACGCAGGTGCCGTCCGCGGTGGGGTAGTCGTCGCCGAAGATCCGCGGGGCCTGGCCGGCGGTGAGCCGCTCGAAGACCATCGGGACCAGGTTGTAGACGCCCGCGTCGGAGAGCTCCGGCGAGGCCGCGCCGGCCACGTTGAAGTAGCGCAGCGAGACGGTCGACATGCCGTAGGCCTTGCCGACGGCCGACACCAGCCACTCGCCCGCGAGCTTGGTCTCGCCGTACGGGCTCATCGGGTCGCAGGGCGTGTCCTCGGTGACGAGGTCGACGTCCGGCATGCCGTAGACGGCGGCGGAGGAGGAGAAGAGGAACCGCTTGACGCCGCCCTCGGCCGCCGCCTCCAGGACGGTCTGCAGGCCGGTGACGTTCTCCCGGTAGTAGAAGAAGGGCTGCTCGACGGACTCGCCGACCTGCTTCTTCGCGGCGAAGTGCAGGATGCCCTCGACCGCGTGGTCGCGGATGGCGCGGTCCAGCACGGCCCGGTCCAGGGTCGAGCCCTCGACCACGGCGACGCCCTCGGGCAGCCGGGTGCGGTCGCCGGTGCTGAAGTCGTCGAGGACGGCGACCCGCTCGCCCGCGTCGATGAGCTGACGCAGGACGTGCCCGCCGATGTATCCGGCCCCGCCGGTGATCAACCAAGTCATGGCTGAATCCTAGGCGGTCCGTTCGACCGGCCGTCCCGGGTGATCGATCCGGGGGGTCGATCCGGGTGCCGGTGTCCGGGCGGTCCCGCCGGGCGAGTCGGCGCGCCGATTCGGACAAAGAGGTGAAATGCTGACAAAAATCTGGCCCTGTCCTCGACCTGAGGAGAGCTCTCCCCCGGGCCGGGCCGCGCCCGCACGGAACCGGAGGCAGCCAGGTGCACCCCAAGAAGGAACCCACCCGCCCGATCCCGGCTGGGCCCCGGCCGACCGGCCCGCGCACCCTCGACCGCCGGCTGGTCGCCGCCGGCACGGCGGCCGCGCTGACGGCGCTGGCCCTGGCGGGCTGCAGCAGCGGCTCCTCCACCTCGAACAGCTCCTCGCCCGGCGCCTCCGCCAGCAGCTCCGCCTCGGCCGCCGCCGGAAGCAACCAGCTGCAGGACGACTACCAGCGGGTGATCTCCGAGGTGCTGCCGTCGGTGGTCCAGATCACCACCGCGAACGGCCTGGGCTCGGGCATCGTCTACGACGACAAGGGCGACATCGTCACCAACGCCCACGTGGTGGGCACGGCCACCGCGATGACCGTCACCCTGGCCAACAGCACCAAGTCGCTGGACGCCACCCTGGTCGCCACCTACCCCGACTCCGACCTCGCGGTGATCAAGCTGAGCAGCCCGCCGAGCGGACTGAAGCCGGCCGTCTTCGCGGACAGCAAGAAGGTCGAACTCGGCCAGATCACCCTCGCCATGGGCAGCCCGCTCGGGCTCGCCAGCAGCGTCACCGAGGGCATCGTCTCGGCGACCGGCCGGACCGTCTCCGAGCCCGGGACGGGGGGCGCCCCGGGGGCGACCATCGGCAACATGGTGCAGACCTCGGCCGCCATCAACCCCGGCAACAGCGGCGGGGCGTTGGTGAACCTCGCCAGCCAGGTGATCGGCATCAACACCCTCGCCGCCACCGAGCCCGAGGGCAACGGCGCCGTCGCCCCCGGCATCGGCTTCGCCATCCCGGCGTCCACCATCACCAGCATCACCGACCAGCTGATCAAGAGCGGCAAGGTCACCAACTCCGGCCGGGCCGCCCTCGGCATCACCGCCCGGACCTTCTTCAACGCGGACTTCCAGCCGGCCGGCGCGGTGATCGTCACGGTGATCCCCGGCGGGCCCGCCGACTCGGCCGGGCTCCAGGTCGGGGACGTGATCACGAAGCTCGGCGACACCGACATCACCACGCTGAACTCGCTCACCACGGTGCTGGCCTCACTCACCCCCGACAGCAAGGTCACCGTCACCTACCTCAGGGACGGTCAGTCCAAGACCGCCGACGTCACCCTGGGCACCCTGCCCACCTCCTGACCCTGCCGGCCGGACCGGGACCACCGGACCGGCCGGCAGCACCAACCCGGCCCCGGCCGGCCGTCCGCGCACCGCGCAAGGGTCCGGACACCGCCGGGACCGTCCCTGCCCCGTACGCCGGTGCGGACGCAGGGCCGGCCGGGGCTCCGCCACTGCCTCGGCGGAGCCCCGGCCGTTCGCCCGCCCGGCTCCGGCCCGTGCCGTCCGGCCCCGCCGCCTGCCCCGGCTCGTCCGTCCGGCCCCGGGTCAGACCCGGCGGGCCGCCCGGGTGCGCCACGGCAGCTCGATCGTCACCGTGGTCGGGCCCCCCTCGGGGCTCTCCACCAGGAAGACCCCGTCCACCGCGCGGATCCGCTCGGCCAGCCCGGCCAGGCCGCTGCCCGGGTAGGGGGCGGCGCCGCCCTTGCCGTCGTCCTGGACGAGCAGCATCAGCCGGTCGGCGGCCCGCCAGAGGTCCACCGTGGCGGTGCGCGCCCCGGCGTGCTTGGAGACGTTGGTCAGCAGCTCGCTGACGGTGAAGTACGCGATGCCCTCCACCGCGGAGTCGGGGCGCTCGGCGAGGCCGCCCGAGGCCCGCAGGTCCACATGCACCTTGACGCCGCCGGGGACGGTGCAGCGGGCGGCGACCGCGGAGAGCGCCGCGTCCAGGCCGCGGTCCGTCAGCACGGCCGGGTGGATGCCCCGGGCGAGGTCCCGCAGCTCCTGGAGGGCGAGCTTCACCTCGCCGTGCGCGGCGCCGACCATCTTCGCGGCGGCCTCCACGGTGTCCGGCGTCGGCTCGTCGGTCAGCTTCTCCTTGGCCAGGCCGAGGTCCATCGCCAGGGCCACCAGCCGGGCCTGGGCACCGTCGTGCAGGTCCCGCTCGATCCGGCGCAGGTCGGCGGCGGCGGTGTCGACCACCGCGCCCCGGTCGTCCTCCAGCTCGCGGACCCGCTCGGACAGCGCGGTCGGGGCGAGCAGGCTCTCCAGCAGGATCCGGTCGATCGCGGTCTGGCAGCCCACCACCCAGGGCAGCACCGGCCAGCCCACCAGCAGGGACACCAGGGTGACGGCGAAGCTCAGGACGCCCCAGGGCAGCAGCAGCACGTGGTAGAGCGCCGAGCGCCAGCCCAGGCCGTCGGTGAGCGCGGCGGTCGCCCAGCCGGCGATGCCCGGGCGGCGCACCCGCAGCGGGTCCGGCTCGCCCACCACGGAGCCGGCCGAGCGGGCCCGGGCCCTGGCCAGCGCCCCCAGCCGGCGGCACCCCGCCAGCCCGAGGGCGAGCAGCGGCAGCCCGACCACGGTCACCGACAGGGCCACCCCGACGGAGATCAGCACCACCGTGAAGGTGAAGCCCGCGATCCCCAGCGGCAGGTTGAGGACCAGCTGCAGGACCTGCCGCCACATCTGCCCGCCGTACGCGGGGACGCGCTCACCCTGGGCGTTGCGCAGCCGGACGGTGTCCGCCGCGCGGTGGAGCAGAGGCTTCATCTGATGTCTACCGTCCCTCTAGGTCGAGCTCGTGCTCCCAGCTTCCCGGGTGGGCCGCGGGCGGGGCCATGGGGGTGATCCGTGTACCTGTCCGGGGGTTATCCCCACCCAGGCTCCGCCCCGGCCCGTCTTGGTCGGCGGGCAGGGTGTGGCAGCCGGTGGCGCTGCACTTAGACTCACGCCTTGACGATGGTTATGGGTGCGTAAAGAACGCGGCAGTACGGTCCTCCGGGGATGTCCCGGCGGGGCCCGGAGCAAGGCCGATGTGGAGGGATACGCATGAAGGGGCAGCAGGCAGCTGCCGTCGCGGCCGACCCTGCGGTGGGCAGCGGCTACTTCGACGCGTACGCCGCGGTGGGCCTGCTCGCCGTCGTCGGCGTGCTCTTCGTCGCCGTGGCGTTCTCCGCCAACCGGCTGCTGCGGCCGGCGGTGTACTCGCCGGAGAAACTCCTCGCCTACGAGTGCGGGGTCGACCCGGTCGGCGAGGACTGGGCGCACACCCAGATCCGCTACTACGTGTACGCGTTCCTGTATGTGATCTTCGCGGTCGACGCCATCTATCTGTTCCCCTGGGCGACGGTGTTCTCCGCCGCCGGGTACGGCGCGGGCACGCTGGTCGAGATGTTCGTCTTCATCGGCTTCCTCGCGGTCGGCCTGCTCTACGCCTGGAAGAAGGGCGTTCTGGAATGGACGTGACCCACAGCCACCCGCACGGCCACGCCCACGGCGGCGACTCCGCCGGAGCCGTCCCGCTCGGCATGCCCGACCCCGCCCGCCCCGGCGGGCCGGCCGAGCAGCCGCGGTTGGGCCCGCTCGCCCGGCTGGCGCCGGACCCGGTCAAGGTGGTGCTCAACTGGGGGCGCCGCTACAGCCTCTGGTGCTTCAACTTCGGCCTGGCCTGCTGTGCGATCGAGTTCATCGCCGCGTCCATGGCCAAGCACGACTTCATCCGGATGGGTGTCATCCCGTTCGCACCCGGCCCGCGCCAGGCCGACCTGATGATCGTCTCGGGCACGGTGACCGACAAGATGGCTCCCGCCGTCAAGCGGCTGTACGAGCAGATGCCCGAACCCAAGTACGTCATCTCCTTCGGTGCCTGCTCCAACTCCGGCGGCCCGTACTGGGACTCCTACTCGGTCACCAAGGGCGTCGACCAGATCATCCCGGTCGACGTCTACGTGCCGGGCTGCCCGCCGCGCCCCGAGGCGCTGCTCCAGGGCATCCTCAAGCTGCAGGAGAAGATCGCGGCCGAATCGCTGCCCGAGCGCTACGCCGCCCCGGCGTCCGCGCTGCGCCGGCCGCTGGTCGCCGGGCCCGAGGGCGGCCGTCCGTGAGCTTCGACCGCACCCCCGAGGAACTCGCCGCGTCGATCGGCGAGTGGGCGACCGCCGCCGAGGCGTACGAGCTGATCACCGTCGACGTGCCCGCCGAGCACTGGATCGAGGCACTGACGGCGGCCCGGGACATCCTCGGTCTGAGCTGGTTCGACTGGCTGAGCGCCGTCGACGAACTGGCCGAGGGCTTCTCCGTCGCCGCCCACCTGGCCGCCCTCGACGACACCGGTGTCCGGCACCTGCTGGTCCGCACCCGGGTGCCGCGCGAGCGGGCCGTGCTGCCGACCGCCATCGGCGTCTACGCCGGTGCCGGCTGGCACGAGCGCGAGACCCACGAGATGTTCGGCATCGACTTCGCCGGCCACCCGCACCTGGTCACCCTGCTGCTGCCGGACGGCTTCGAGGGCCACCCGC
The sequence above is a segment of the Kitasatospora sp. NBC_00240 genome. Coding sequences within it:
- the galE gene encoding UDP-glucose 4-epimerase GalE yields the protein MTWLITGGAGYIGGHVLRQLIDAGERVAVLDDFSTGDRTRLPEGVAVVEGSTLDRAVLDRAIRDHAVEGILHFAAKKQVGESVEQPFFYYRENVTGLQTVLEAAAEGGVKRFLFSSSAAVYGMPDVDLVTEDTPCDPMSPYGETKLAGEWLVSAVGKAYGMSTVSLRYFNVAGAASPELSDAGVYNLVPMVFERLTAGQAPRIFGDDYPTADGTCVRDFIHVSDIASAHVAAARRMSTDPAGGTSLILNIGRGEGVSVKEMLDVIGRVTGYDATGEVTPRRAGDPARVVASAELIHKELGWSAEHGVEEMVSSAWDGWCSRHPGARR
- a CDS encoding NADH-quinone oxidoreductase subunit A, with the protein product MKGQQAAAVAADPAVGSGYFDAYAAVGLLAVVGVLFVAVAFSANRLLRPAVYSPEKLLAYECGVDPVGEDWAHTQIRYYVYAFLYVIFAVDAIYLFPWATVFSAAGYGAGTLVEMFVFIGFLAVGLLYAWKKGVLEWT
- a CDS encoding NADH-quinone oxidoreductase subunit B family protein, yielding MPDPARPGGPAEQPRLGPLARLAPDPVKVVLNWGRRYSLWCFNFGLACCAIEFIAASMAKHDFIRMGVIPFAPGPRQADLMIVSGTVTDKMAPAVKRLYEQMPEPKYVISFGACSNSGGPYWDSYSVTKGVDQIIPVDVYVPGCPPRPEALLQGILKLQEKIAAESLPERYAAPASALRRPLVAGPEGGRP
- a CDS encoding trypsin-like peptidase domain-containing protein — translated: MVAAGTAAALTALALAGCSSGSSTSNSSSPGASASSSASAAAGSNQLQDDYQRVISEVLPSVVQITTANGLGSGIVYDDKGDIVTNAHVVGTATAMTVTLANSTKSLDATLVATYPDSDLAVIKLSSPPSGLKPAVFADSKKVELGQITLAMGSPLGLASSVTEGIVSATGRTVSEPGTGGAPGATIGNMVQTSAAINPGNSGGALVNLASQVIGINTLAATEPEGNGAVAPGIGFAIPASTITSITDQLIKSGKVTNSGRAALGITARTFFNADFQPAGAVIVTVIPGGPADSAGLQVGDVITKLGDTDITTLNSLTTVLASLTPDSKVTVTYLRDGQSKTADVTLGTLPTS
- a CDS encoding sensor domain-containing protein, translated to MWRQVLQLVLNLPLGIAGFTFTVVLISVGVALSVTVVGLPLLALGLAGCRRLGALARARARSAGSVVGEPDPLRVRRPGIAGWATAALTDGLGWRSALYHVLLLPWGVLSFAVTLVSLLVGWPVLPWVVGCQTAIDRILLESLLAPTALSERVRELEDDRGAVVDTAAADLRRIERDLHDGAQARLVALAMDLGLAKEKLTDEPTPDTVEAAAKMVGAAHGEVKLALQELRDLARGIHPAVLTDRGLDAALSAVAARCTVPGGVKVHVDLRASGGLAERPDSAVEGIAYFTVSELLTNVSKHAGARTATVDLWRAADRLMLLVQDDGKGGAAPYPGSGLAGLAERIRAVDGVFLVESPEGGPTTVTIELPWRTRAARRV